The following coding sequences are from one Lolium rigidum isolate FL_2022 chromosome 6, APGP_CSIRO_Lrig_0.1, whole genome shotgun sequence window:
- the LOC124666206 gene encoding uncharacterized protein LOC124666206 isoform X2 → MGTPSYRLAAAVRAPSTGEFLVVRQLPPPSPPSTAPGEEEYRRYVDSDLYDLPSAPLRRLAAAEEPAQSGVTVGGAEDGRLDLSRFDIPAALDQILNQLGLTSAMCGEWRLLKYAEEPEFGPDAGVNTVLIAGSLESKPEVLQDSCKWMSKEGAWELLSGVKPGGTRIGPYVYIGFPKSELSSNCIAASALASQEYPPGLTLVPMKSRTLSPFRTTNLVVVQANGGACGSKRSDFFACGDALLIDPGCCSQVHTELADLVNSLPKKLVVLVTHHHNDHIDGLSVVQRCNPDAVLLTHQNTMKRIGKGNWSSGYTAVTGGENICIGDQELQVVFAPGHTDGHMGVLHVNTNALIVGDHCVGHGSATLDSRAGGNMKDYFQTTYKFLDMSPHVLVPMHGRVNLWPKHMLCGYLRNRRAREASMLQSIENGAQTLFDIVSRTYCDVDRKLWIPASFNVRLHVEHLNSQHKLPKDFSLEKFNESCGEFVSSLL, encoded by the exons ATGGGCACCCCCTCGTACCGGCTCGCGGCGGCGGTCAGGGCCCCCTCCACGGGCGAGTTCCTCGTCGTCCGGCAGCTGCCCCCGCCGTCCCCGCCATCCACCGCGCCAGGGGAGGAGGAGTACCGGCGGTACGTCGACAGCGACCTCTACGACCTCCCGTCCGCACCCCTGCGGCGCCTAGCGGCGGCTGAGGAGCCGGCCCAGTCGGGCGTGACCGTCGGCGGCGCGGAGGATGGCCGCCTCGACCTCTCGCGCTTTGACATCCCCGCCGCTCTCGACCAG ATTCTGAACCAATTGGGCTTGACGAGTGCAATGTGCGGGGAGTGGCGGCTCCTGAAGTACGCTGAGGAACCGGAATTCGGCCCGGACGCAGGTGTCAACACGGTGCTCATCGCTGGGTCTCTGGAGTCGAAACCGGAGGTGTTGCAAG ATTCCTGTAAGTGGATGTCCAAAGAGGGAGCCTGGGAACTGCTGTCTGGAGTGAAGCCCGGCGGTACTCGAATCGGGCCGTATGTGTACATTGGGTTCCCAAAGTCAGAGCTGTCCTCAAATTGCATCGCTGCCTCTGCATTGGCTTCCCAG GAATACCCTCCTGGATTGACGCTTGTACCGATGAAGAGTAGGACCTTGTCGCCTTTCCGTACGACTAATCTCGTGGTAGTACAAGCAAACGGTGGTGCATGTGGATCGAAGCGTTCTGATTTTTTTGCTTGTGGTGATGCTCTACTGATAGATCCTGGATGTTGCTCTCAGGTTCATACAGAG CTTGCAGATCTTGTCAATTCCCTTCCAAAGAAGTTAGTGGTGCTTGTTACACACCATCATAACGATCATATCGATG GTCTTTCGGTTGTTCAGAGATGCAATCCTGATGCTGTTCTTTTGACACACCAAAACACTATGAAGCGAATAGGGAAAG GGAATTGGTCAAGTGGCTATACTGCAGTGACTGGAGGTGAAAACATATGTATAGGTGACCAAGAACTACAAGTTGTTTTTGCTCCT GGTCATACAGATGGTCATATGGGTGTTCTCCATGTCAATACTAATGCACTAATTGTTGGAGATCATTGTGTAGG GCATGGAAGTGCAACATTGGACAGTAGAGCTGGTGGCAACATGAAG GACTATTTCCAAACCACATACAAATTCTTGGATATGTCCCCACACGTGTTAGTTCCAATGCATGGAAGAGTCAACCTATGGCCTAAGCATATGCTTTGTGGATACCTCAG GAATCGAAGGGCTAGAGAAGCCTCTATGCTGCAATCCATAGAGAATGGGGCTCAAACTCTGTTTGACATAGTTTCAAGGACTTATTGTGATGTAGACAGGAAATTATGGATTCCTGCTTCCTTTAATGTCCGCCTTCATGTTGAACATTTGAACTCTCAACATAAACTTCCTAAG GATTTCTCCTTAGAGAAGTTCAATGAAAGTTGCGGTGAATTTGTGTCTAGCCTGCTTTGA
- the LOC124666206 gene encoding uncharacterized protein LOC124666206 isoform X1, with translation MGTPSYRLAAAVRAPSTGEFLVVRQLPPPSPPSTAPGEEEYRRYVDSDLYDLPSAPLRRLAAAEEPAQSGVTVGGAEDGRLDLSRFDIPAALDQILNQLGLTSAMCGEWRLLKYAEEPEFGPDAGVNTVLIAGSLESKPEVLQDSCKWMSKEGAWELLSGVKPGGTRIGPYVYIGFPKSELSSNCIAASALASQEYPPGLTLVPMKSRTLSPFRTTNLVVVQANGGACGSKRSDFFACGDALLIDPGCCSQVHTELADLVNSLPKKLVVLVTHHHNDHIDGLSVVQRCNPDAVLLTHQNTMKRIGKGNWSSGYTAVTGGENICIGDQELQVVFAPGHTDGHMGVLHVNTNALIVGDHCVGHGSATLDSRAGGNMKDYFQTTYKFLDMSPHVLVPMHGRVNLWPKHMLCGYLRNRRAREASMLQSIENGAQTLFDIVSRTYCDVDRKLWIPASFNVRLHVEHLNSQHKLPKYFSMEKFQSSYGIHFFCRWAVAYALSRTSPAILAGSALAGGLVVAYALGRNTGNQPQDSARR, from the exons ATGGGCACCCCCTCGTACCGGCTCGCGGCGGCGGTCAGGGCCCCCTCCACGGGCGAGTTCCTCGTCGTCCGGCAGCTGCCCCCGCCGTCCCCGCCATCCACCGCGCCAGGGGAGGAGGAGTACCGGCGGTACGTCGACAGCGACCTCTACGACCTCCCGTCCGCACCCCTGCGGCGCCTAGCGGCGGCTGAGGAGCCGGCCCAGTCGGGCGTGACCGTCGGCGGCGCGGAGGATGGCCGCCTCGACCTCTCGCGCTTTGACATCCCCGCCGCTCTCGACCAG ATTCTGAACCAATTGGGCTTGACGAGTGCAATGTGCGGGGAGTGGCGGCTCCTGAAGTACGCTGAGGAACCGGAATTCGGCCCGGACGCAGGTGTCAACACGGTGCTCATCGCTGGGTCTCTGGAGTCGAAACCGGAGGTGTTGCAAG ATTCCTGTAAGTGGATGTCCAAAGAGGGAGCCTGGGAACTGCTGTCTGGAGTGAAGCCCGGCGGTACTCGAATCGGGCCGTATGTGTACATTGGGTTCCCAAAGTCAGAGCTGTCCTCAAATTGCATCGCTGCCTCTGCATTGGCTTCCCAG GAATACCCTCCTGGATTGACGCTTGTACCGATGAAGAGTAGGACCTTGTCGCCTTTCCGTACGACTAATCTCGTGGTAGTACAAGCAAACGGTGGTGCATGTGGATCGAAGCGTTCTGATTTTTTTGCTTGTGGTGATGCTCTACTGATAGATCCTGGATGTTGCTCTCAGGTTCATACAGAG CTTGCAGATCTTGTCAATTCCCTTCCAAAGAAGTTAGTGGTGCTTGTTACACACCATCATAACGATCATATCGATG GTCTTTCGGTTGTTCAGAGATGCAATCCTGATGCTGTTCTTTTGACACACCAAAACACTATGAAGCGAATAGGGAAAG GGAATTGGTCAAGTGGCTATACTGCAGTGACTGGAGGTGAAAACATATGTATAGGTGACCAAGAACTACAAGTTGTTTTTGCTCCT GGTCATACAGATGGTCATATGGGTGTTCTCCATGTCAATACTAATGCACTAATTGTTGGAGATCATTGTGTAGG GCATGGAAGTGCAACATTGGACAGTAGAGCTGGTGGCAACATGAAG GACTATTTCCAAACCACATACAAATTCTTGGATATGTCCCCACACGTGTTAGTTCCAATGCATGGAAGAGTCAACCTATGGCCTAAGCATATGCTTTGTGGATACCTCAG GAATCGAAGGGCTAGAGAAGCCTCTATGCTGCAATCCATAGAGAATGGGGCTCAAACTCTGTTTGACATAGTTTCAAGGACTTATTGTGATGTAGACAGGAAATTATGGATTCCTGCTTCCTTTAATGTCCGCCTTCATGTTGAACATTTGAACTCTCAACATAAACTTCCTAAG TACTTCTCAATGGAGAAGTTTCAGTCGAGCTACGGAATACATTTCTTTTGCCGGTGGGCGGTGGCGTATGCGCTATCCAGGACCTCGCCAGCCATCCTTGCGGGGAGTGCCCTCGCCGGTGGTTTGGTGGTTGCTTATGCTCTCGGGAGGAACACCGGTAACCAGCCCCAGGATTCTGCAAGGCGGTAA
- the LOC124664295 gene encoding glycosyltransferase BC10-like: MASNTAKTMQLLHLGSMLNLFPVLLLISFGFVLGKIGSATFSPESYLPNFRALSPTPASKKACVKLPTFMESGRLTASSGGPMHNMTDEELLWRASMEPRRSTQVSTVPKVAFLFLVQGALPLWPLWEIFFNGQDKELYSIYVHASPGYTDLAPKESVFYGRLIPSQGTKWGDMNLVDAERRLLATALLDLGNARFALFSESCIPLLGFPAVYAHLTGGSNTNVSFVDSYPIKERHDPFFADRNISLAQWRKGSQWFEMDRTTAVEVVAEERWYAVFRGDHGMLNMEEHYLPTLVTLLRWGARCKNRTLTYVDWSTRREHPRSFPEKDITAELLEGMRQGDGKCGYKYHGDDDGASEVEFCHLFARKFSKDALTKLIQLAPELWLV; the protein is encoded by the exons ATGGCCAGCAACACAGCCAAGACCATGCAACTCCTTCATTTGGGGAGCATGCTCAATTTGTTTCCCGTGCTGCTCCTCATCTCCTTCGGCTTTGTACTAGGCAAGATTGGCAGCGCAACCTTCTCCCCAGAATCCTACCTCCCTAATTTCCGAGCACTGTCGCCAACCCCAGCATCGAAAAAAGCATGTGTCAAGCTGCCGACGTTTATGGAGTCCGGGCGCTTGACGGCGAGCAGTGGTGGTCCGATGCACAacatgaccgacgaggagctccTGTGGAGGGCGTCCATGGAGCCTAGGCGGTCCACCCAGGTGTCGACCGTGCCCAAG GtcgccttcctcttcctggtgcaAGGGGCCCTGCCATTGTGGCCGTTGTGGGAGATATTCTTCAACGGACAGGATAAAGAGCTGTATTCCATCTACGTGCACGCAAGTCCCGGCTACACCGACTTGGCCCCTAAGGAGTCCGTCTTCTACGGCCGCCTGATACCAAGCCAGGGCACGAAATGGGGCGACATGAACCTGGTGGACGCGGAGCGGCGGCTCCTGGCGACGGCGCTGTTGGACCTTGGGAACGCGCGGTTCGCGCTCTTCTCGGAGTCGTGCATCCCGCTCCTGGGCTTCCCAGCCGTATACGCCCACCTCACTGGCGGCTCCAACACCAATGTTAGCTTCGTCGACAGCTACCCCATCAAAGAGCGACATGACCCCTTCTTCGCCGACCGCAACATCAGCCTCGCGCAGTGGCGCAAGGGGTCCCAGTGGTTCGAGATGGACCGGACCACCGCTGTCGAGGTCGTCGCCGAGGAACGGTGGTACGCCGTGTTCCGGGGAGACCACGGCATGCTGAACATGGAGGAGCACTACTTGCCGACGCTGGTGACCCTGCTGCGCTGGGGCGCGCGGTGCAAGAACCGGACGCTCACGTACGTGGACTGGAGCACCCGGCGTGAGCACCCCAGAAGCTTCCCAGAGAAGGACATCACGGCTGAGCTGCTCGAGGGGATGAGACAAGGGGATGGCAAGTGCGGGTACAAGTACCATGGCGACGATGACGGTGCCAGCGAGGTGGAGTTCTGCCACCTGTTCGCGCGTAAGTTCTCAAAGGACGCCCTGACAAAGCTGATCCAGCTCGCGCCTGAGCTTTGGCTGGTCTGA
- the LOC124664296 gene encoding uncharacterized protein LOC124664296 — MTTPPLPPPLAAYPAAPAALPGQGVPAPPPASPPPPPWASWQPAPSAGPASLPQGVPIQRPPPVYSAAPAPSPVYTTAGVPPRPSFPDPPHARFAEPSAGRAEYPAQGATGLAPPRYAKLEFATYDGVEDPLNWLSQCEQFFRGQRTLASDRTWLASYHLRGAAQTWYYSLEQDDGGMPPWDRFRELCLLRFGPPIRGSRLAELGRLAFTTTVQDFADRFQALACHAPGMTGQQRAELFIGGLPDHIRADTVDVEEGEPTTGPVAAAPETAGPTDAAATAFVVSLHALAGIRHERTMLLPVTIQGEPLVALLDTGSTHNFLPAATMCRLALQPTGGDILRVTVANGDRLH; from the exons ATGACCACGCCGCCCCTGCCGCCCCCCCTCGCCGCCTACCCGGCCGCGCCGGCAGCCCTACCCGGCCAGGGCGTGCCTGCTCCGCCCCCGGcctcaccgccaccgccgccgtgggcGTCATGGCAGCCGGCCCCCAGCGCGGGCCCTGCCTCGCTGCCCCAGGGCGTGCCCATCCAGAGG CCCCCGCCCGTCTACTCGGCCGCACCGGCGCCTTCCCCCGTCTACACCACCGCCGGGGTCCCTCCACGCCCGTCCTTCCCGGACCCGCCGCACGCACGCTTCGCCGAGCCGTCCGCTGGTCGCGCGGAGTACCCCGCCCAGGGCGCCACCGGCCTCGCTCCCCCACGCTACGCCAAGCTGGAATTCGCCACGTATGATGGCGTCGAGGACCCCCTCAACTGGCTCAGCCAGTGCGAGCAGTTCTTCCGGGGACAGCGTACCCTGGCTTCGGACCGGACGTGGCTCGCCTCGTAccacctccgcggcgccgcccagACGTGGTACTACTCCCTGGAGCAGGACGATGGTGGCATGCCTCCATGGGACCGGTTCCGTGAGCTCTGCCTTCTCCGCTTCGGCCCTCCAATCCGCGGCAGCCGCTTGGCGGAACTTGGGCGTTTGGCGTTCACCACCacggtgcaggacttcgccgaccgcttccagGCCCTCGCCTGCCATGCGCCCGGCATGACGGGCCAACAGCGCGCTGAACTCTTCATTGGCGGCCTCCCGGACCACATCCGCGCGGAT acAGTCGACGTGGAGGAGGGCGAACCGACGACCGGGCCGGTTGCCGcggcgccggagacggccgggcCGACCGACGCGGCTGCCACGGCTTTCGTCGTGTCTCTACACGCGCTCGCCGGCATCCGCCACGAGCGGACGATGCTGCTTCCGGTCACTATCCAGGGCGAGCCTCTGGTGGCGCTACTGGACACGGGGTCTACGCATAACTTTCTCCCCGCCGCCACTATGTGCCGCCTCGCGCTACAGCCGACAGGTGGGGATATCCTCCGTGTGACCGTGGCCAACGGTGACCGCCTCCACTGA